In a single window of the Acyrthosiphon pisum isolate AL4f chromosome X, pea_aphid_22Mar2018_4r6ur, whole genome shotgun sequence genome:
- the LOC100571261 gene encoding protein piccolo-like gives MSNHVCDAVRHKTKKFSFKRKPFGVNQTGQVGNVHEDHKQPEASQPKQAENQTPEPIKPTPEPRKPTTEPRKPTTETRKPTPETRKPIPETRKSATETGHYSECVNMCKSQNEQTEKITDNDVAMPDGFENKATQTRICCIHNRCKRKQRKRNGNFIQDTWFCLTKLCK, from the exons atgtcCAATCACGTTTGTGATGCCGTTAggcataaaactaaaaaattcagCTTTAAGAGAAAGCCGTTTGGTGTGAATCAAACTGGACAGGTGGGTAATGTGCATGAAGACCATAAACAGCCAGAGGCTAGTCAACCAAAACAGGCCGAAAACCAGACACCAGAACCAATAAAACCTACACCAGAACCAAGAAAACCGACCACAGAACCAAGAAAACCGACCACAGAAACCAGAAAACCGACACCAGAAACCAGAAAACCGATACCAGAAACCAGAAAATCGGCAACAGAAACCGGACACTATTCAGAATGTGTTAATATGTGTAAAAGCCAAAACGAACAAACTGAAAAAATAACTGATAATGATGTCGCAATG CCTGACGGATTTGAAAATAAAGCAACGCAAACAAGAATTTGTTGTATTCATAATCGTTGCAAGAGAAAACAGCGGAAACGAAACGGAAATTTTATTCAAGACACGTGGTTTTGTTTAACgaaattgtgtaaataa
- the LOC100163257 gene encoding oxysterol-binding protein-related protein 11: MDTGGIEFLSQIQEGQLYKYTNVVKGWQHRWFIVDPREGTLSYFLSENDTKQQPRGFIFLESAVVSPSDEDSNTFSVNSWNGECYKLRAVDARARQDWVNRLRAAAEYHSQKNVQKYSRTNYVYDFCPSGVKRSLANARQYLSQAENNFIDMARVIEKLPSQGPRLRNTDPDLLIIKATSQSMMCALENCYKILQHSSIEQPIIRTYSFLNSKQSSLATHSKRKSHTTST; encoded by the exons ATGGACACGGGTGGTATAGAGTTTTTGTCACAAATTCAAGAAGGACAACTGTACAAGTACACAAATGTGGTCAAAGGATGGCAACACAGGTGGTTTATAGTGGACCCAAGAGAAGGAACACTAAGTTATTTTTTG AGTGAAAATGATACAAAGCAACAACCACggggatttatttttttggaatctGCTGTTGTATCTCCAAGTGATGAGgattcaaatacattttctgTGAACTCTTGGAATGGTGAATGTTATAAGCTAAGAGCTGTTGATGCGCGAGCTAGACAAGATTGGGTGAATCGTTTGAGAGCTGCTGCTGAGTATCATTcccaa aaaaatgtacaaaaatattcacgaacaaattatgtttatgatttttgcCCAAGTGGCGTTAAAAGATCATTGGCCAACGCACGACAATACTTATCTCAagctgaaaacaattttattgacatggCTCGAGTCATAGAGAAGTTACCATCTCAAG gtCCACGCTTAAGGAATACTGATCCAgacttgttaataataaaagcaACGTCGCAGTCAATGATGTGCGCATTAGAAAACTGTTATAAGATTCTACAACATTCGAGCATAGAACAACCAATCATTCGaacttattcatttttgaattcaaaacaGTCTTCCTTAGCTACACattcaaaaagaaaatcacATACAACAAGTacttaa